Proteins encoded together in one Coffea arabica cultivar ET-39 chromosome 2c, Coffea Arabica ET-39 HiFi, whole genome shotgun sequence window:
- the LOC113723720 gene encoding GATA transcription factor 15-like, with protein MDPNKKVEEEILPPQEMITRTADEKCCVDCKTTKTPLWRSGPAGPKSLCNACGIRHRKKRSATGTSPATSTATVGLDKEEEKIKKEKHEETIVKKKRRANIRDGKCGKLSVGWRQRFRAFGQGVVLYQRQRSPVLRKRQSIHHRKLGEVEQAAVLLMALSCGSVFA; from the exons ATGGATCCAAACAAAAAG GTAGAGGAAGAAATCTTGCCTCCTCAAGAAATGATCACAAGAACTGCGGACGAGAAATGCTGTGTTGATTGCAAGACTACCAAGACACCGTTATGGAGAAGTGGCCCTGCTGGACCTAAG TCACTATGCAATGCTTGTGGAATCAGACATAGAAAGAAAAGGTCAGCCACTGGCACAAGTCCGGCCACATCCACAGCCACAGTGGGTTTGGACAAGGAGGAAGAGAAgatcaagaaagaaaaacatgaagaaactatagtgaagaagaaaagaagggctaatATTAGAGATGGGAAATGTGGTAAGCTAAGCGTGGGATGGAGGCAGAGATTTAGGGCTTTTGGTCAAGGGGTTGTGTTGTATCAGAGGCAGAGATCTCCAGTATTGAGGAAGCGGCAAAGTATCCATCATAGGAAGTTGGGAGAGGTTGAGCAGGCTGCTGTGCTTTTGATGGCTTTATCTTGTGGTTCTGTTTTTGCTTGA